One window from the genome of Salvelinus fontinalis isolate EN_2023a chromosome 3, ASM2944872v1, whole genome shotgun sequence encodes:
- the LOC129851379 gene encoding uncharacterized protein LOC129851379 has product MGLMSEDMECCVCLQPYSRRQKIPRMLHCKHTFCGLCLQAMSRLQSGLLTVCCPLCRCITCTEPSLTVSGSLWVNTEIWDQILDTQQEEEEEEEEEKWKEANRQTQTTTQYTWSPSRHCGLRIKLQNFLRRMKHNVL; this is encoded by the exons ATGGGTCTGATGAGCGAGGACATGGAGTGCTGCGTCTGCCTCCAGCCCTACTCTCGTAGGCAGAAGATCCCTCGGATGCTCCACTGTAAGCACACATTCTGTGGGCTGTGCTTGCAGGCGATGTCCAGGCTCCAGAGCGGCCTACTGACAGTATGCTGCCCCCTGTGCCGTTGTATCACCTGCACCGAGCCCAGCCTCACCGTGTCGGGGTCGCTGTGGGTTAACactgagatctgggaccagatactagacacacaacaggaagaggaggaggaggaagaggaggaaaagtGGAAGGAagctaacagacagacacagaccacTACCCAGTACACATG GTCTCCATCAAGGCATTGTGGCCTGAGGATCAAACTACAGAATTTCCTGAGGAGGATGAAGCACAATGTACTGTAA
- the LOC129851380 gene encoding E3 ubiquitin-protein ligase rnf168-like yields MGLMSEDMECCVCLQPYSRREKIPRMLHCKHTFCGLCLQAMSRLQSGLLTVCCPLCRWITCTVPSLTVSGSLWVNTEIWDQILDTQQEEEEEEEEEEWKGANRQTQTTTQYTWSPSKHCGLRIKLQNFLRRMKHNVL; encoded by the exons ATGGGTCTGATGAGCGAGGACATGGAGTGCTGCGTCTGCCTCCAGCCCTACTCTCGTAGGGAGAAGATCCCTCGGATGCTCCACTGTAAGCACACATTCTGTGGGCTGTGCTTGCAGGCGATGTCCAGGCTCCAGAGCGGCCTACTGACAGTATGCTGCCCCCTGTGCCGTTGGATCACCTGCACCGTGCCCAGCCTCACCGTGTCGGGGTCGCTGTGGGTTAACactgagatctgggaccagatactagacacacaacaggaagaggaggaggaagaagaggaggaagagtggaAGGGagctaacagacagacacagaccacTACACAGTACACATG GTCTCCATCAAAGCATTGTGGCCTGAGGATCAAACTACAG